In Monodelphis domestica isolate mMonDom1 chromosome 3, mMonDom1.pri, whole genome shotgun sequence, the following proteins share a genomic window:
- the FAM110B gene encoding protein FAM110B, protein MPTETLQTGSMVKPVSPAVTFTSAVPLRILNKGPDYFRRQAEPNPKRLSAVERLEADKAKYVKSQEVINAKQEPVKPAVLAKPPVCPAAKRALGSPTLKVFNNNAKTESGMQRENLKLEILKNIINSSEGSSSGSGHKHSTRNWPPHRSDSAELNRHSFAESLKVYPTQGRSSPQESNSNVSRRLLEHSAESFLHVSHSSSDIRKVTSVKPLKAIPCSSSAPPLPPKPKVAAIATMKAPEIDPIEPSSCGVSRRPSLQRSKSDLSDRYFRVDADVERFFNYCGLDPEELENLGMENFARANSDIISLNFRSASMISSDCEQSQDSNSDLRNDDSANDRVPYGISAIERNARIIKWLYSIKQARESQKVSHV, encoded by the coding sequence ATGCCTACAGAGACACTTCAGACAGGTAGCATGGTGAAACCTGTCAGTCCAGCCGTTACGTTCACGTCGGCAGTCCCCCTCCGCATCCTGAACAAAGGACCAGACTATTTTCGCAGGCAAGCAGAGCCTAATCCCAAAAGACTTAGTGCGGTggaaagactagaagctgataagGCAAAATATGTAAAGAGCCAAGAGGTCATCAATGCCAAACAAGAACCTGTGAAGCCAGCTGTGCTCGCAAAGCCACCTGTCTGCCCTGCTGCAAAGCGAGCACTGGGCAGCCCGACGCTGAAAGTGTTTAACAACAATGCAAAGACTGAGAGTGGTATGCAGAGGGAGAACTTAAAACTTGAGAtactaaaaaatattattaatagttCTGAAGGCTCCAGCTCAGGTTCAGGTCACAAACACAGTACCAGAAATTGGCCACCCCACAGGTCGGATTCGGCAGAACTAAACCGACACTCATTTGCAGAATCTCTAAAGGTTTACCCCACCCAAGGCCGGAGCAGTCCTCAAGAGAGCAACTCAAATGTCAGCAGAAGGCTCCTAGAACACTCAGCAGAGTCCTTCCTGCACGTTTCCCATAGCTCGTCAGACATTCGCAAAGTGACTAGTGTGAAACCTTTAAAAGCAATACCTTGCAGTAGTTCAGCACCACCGCTGCCCCCCAAACCTAAGGTTGCTGCCATTGCCACAATGAAAGCTCCCGAAATTGACCCAATAGAACCCTCCAGTTGTGGAGTCAGCCGGAGACCCTCCCTGCAACGGTCCAAATCAGACTTAAGTGACAGATACTTTCGTGTGGATGCAGATGTGGAGAGATTCTTTAACTACTGTGGCTTGGATCCTGAAGAACTTGAAAACCTTGGGATGGAAAACTTTGCAAGGGCTAACTCCGATATAATATCCCTCAACTTTCGCAGTGCAAGCATGATCAGCTCAGACTGTGAACAGTCTCAGGACAGCAACAGCGACCTTAGAAATGACGACAGTGCCAATGACCGTGTGCCATATGGCATTTCTGCAATTGAGAGAAATGCCCGAATCATCAAGTGGTTGTATAGCATCAAGCAAGCAAGAGAGTCACAGAAAGTATCTCATGTGTGA